The window GCTCAAACTCGCGAGCATCCAGATACTGCAGGCCTAAAATCGCCGCTCGTTTCCGGGTCGCGTCTTCATCTTGATCGCGACGTTGTTGTTGAATTCGATCTTCATCCATCAACCTTATTATAGCAAAAAGCTTATCCTTGGGCGAGTGCTATAATGATATCATGCCAGAAATTACCCTCCTCATGCACAATATTCGCTCGACGTACAATGTCGGTGCAATTATGAGAACAGCCGAAGGCTTTGGCGTCAGACAAATTATCTTTAGCGGCTATACGCCGTACCCCGATTTACGATTAGCCGATCCCCGGTCTATCGATCCAAGGCTGCCGCACATTACCGAAAGGTTGACCGCCCAGATTCACAAGACTGCGCTAGGCGCAGAAACAATGCTGCCCTTTAGCTACGTAGTTGATATTCACCAGTGGTTGGCGGAGAATGCCAGCAGGGAACGCTTACCTGTGATTGCCCTAGAGCAGTCAGCGTCGAGTACAGAGCTCAATACGTTCCGGCCACCAACCCGCTTTGCCCTACTCCTCGGCGAGGAGGTCTATGGCATTGAGCCGGACATTCTAGCGCGGTGCGATCACATTGTCGAAATCCCCATGCAGGGTGCTAAAGAGTCATTTAATGTCTCAGTTGCGGCCGGTATCGCACTCTACGGCCTCTGTTTTTCGCTAAATATAACCCCGGGCTAGATCATAATCCCTACGGGCGTAAATGATGTCACAATTGCCATTAAAATCAGCGTCACGTACCAAATCTTGCGATTAAATTGATACTTCTCGACCGACAC is drawn from Candidatus Saccharibacteria bacterium oral taxon 488 and contains these coding sequences:
- a CDS encoding RNA methyltransferase, coding for MPEITLLMHNIRSTYNVGAIMRTAEGFGVRQIIFSGYTPYPDLRLADPRSIDPRLPHITERLTAQIHKTALGAETMLPFSYVVDIHQWLAENASRERLPVIALEQSASSTELNTFRPPTRFALLLGEEVYGIEPDILARCDHIVEIPMQGAKESFNVSVAAGIALYGLCFSLNITPG